The Tolypothrix sp. PCC 7712 region GGGTAAATCATCCAATTGTCTACCGATAACTGGAATGATAAAAAGTTCTTTTTGGGAATAAACAACCGATTGGAGACAAGGAAAAAATTCAGCAACAGAAGAATTTTGACCAGAATCACCTAATACATCAAACTCATCTAGCAAAAGTACCAAGTTTTTACCATTAATGACTTGATAAATTTGAGGTAAAAATTCATTGAAGAATATACCTGCATCTTTTTGCAGTTGTTTTTTTGTTGGTAAAGCAAGTTGGCGGCGATGTGGATGGCGATAATCATCTAAATAATCAATAATCTCTCTTGCTAGCTCATATAAAACCTCACTTAGGCACTTCTGACTTTTACCCTCTAGCGATAAAGGTATAAAGAAAAAGTTTTCTAAATCGATAAAGTGAGGAATTTGGGACAGCACAGATGACTTACCAATCCGGCGCTGACCGTGGAGTAAAATTACCTGTGCGCCTTGATTGAGATTGTCATAAATAAAATTGAATAGGTCTTCACGCCCAAAAAATAACTCTGGTTCATAAATTGGACGACCAATAACATACGGATTATCTTCCCAATTGGTTGAAGACACCATTCTCGCCAACTCCTCCCCAGAGGAAGTAGATCTAGCTTGTACTTTAAGCATACGGCACGTGATAATTACTTCTCAAGTAGGATCGCCCGCTAGTTTGCGAACAATCCAAACTAAAGACTGGACGATATCTCGATGCTGCCATACCCAACGAATCGCTTTTTTAACTGTACCTGCTTGTTCCCGGCTCATCAAATTCAGAAAAACTTTCTCGCGTCCGTCTAGTTGCGCTTCATTAGTGTTGTAGATTTCTTGGATTACCCACCACTCCATCATTGATGAATTAAAACTATAGACAGTTTTCCCTTCATCTAATGTGCGTTGAATTACGCCTCGTTCCTCTAAATCAACTAGTTCCCGGCTGCGTTGGCTAAAAACTAAATCAATATCACCTAAAGCATAGCGAGTGTTTCTGTTTAAGCGACCTTGCAACCGCACTAGGGCAATTAGCATTAAAAGAATCTGCTCTTCTTCAGTGGAAAACCTCCAGGTATCGCGGAAATATTGCTCGGTAGCGCTTTCAAAATCCTGAGCAAAAGACTGAATATCAGGAGTGTTTCCTGCTAGCAGGGTGTCATACAATAAATAACCCGCATTTTGCAGTAGTGCTGGGTGTCCATCGATAATTTCCAAAACTCCGGCGCGCAAACTTCCAGGAATGGGTATGGCCAGCTGATTATTAACTTCCGTAGCAGGTAATGGTCTTAATAACCGGAAGAGATAATGATTATACCACGGCGAACCCCCTGGTTTGATGGTCGGCCCCAATTCATTGAGGCGGCGAAAAGTAGTAACAATAGTTGAAAGGTATTTGCCTTCATTGCTGTGAACTGCCAAATCCCGAAACTCACTTAAGAAAGTGAGCATTTGGGTTTCGGTGTATTGCTCATTGGGTTGCAGCGCAGCATCATAATCATCTAACAGTAGCAACAAGAACTTGTCACGCTGCCCAATTTTACGCAGCATTCGCCGCAAGTCTCCCTTTTCTACCTTTTCTTCCTGTAATAACTGTTTAATATCAGCTTGTAGAGATTCATCATCTTCCGTTGCATCTTGTAGCAAGCTGAGAATTTCTCGCCAAAAACCAGAGGCGGTAAAAGGACTTATACCTGCACAGTTAATAGAAACAATCAACGCTTTCGA contains the following coding sequences:
- a CDS encoding ATP-binding protein, whose amino-acid sequence is MSQNPFFVGGPVPPEYFFGRSAEVRTAFDQISRRAHLAIYGSPGMGKSSLLRYIASPKIWEARGRDISKALIVSINCAGISPFTASGFWREILSLLQDATEDDESLQADIKQLLQEEKVEKGDLRRMLRKIGQRDKFLLLLLDDYDAALQPNEQYTETQMLTFLSEFRDLAVHSNEGKYLSTIVTTFRRLNELGPTIKPGGSPWYNHYLFRLLRPLPATEVNNQLAIPIPGSLRAGVLEIIDGHPALLQNAGYLLYDTLLAGNTPDIQSFAQDFESATEQYFRDTWRFSTEEEQILLMLIALVRLQGRLNRNTRYALGDIDLVFSQRSRELVDLEERGVIQRTLDEGKTVYSFNSSMMEWWVIQEIYNTNEAQLDGREKVFLNLMSREQAGTVKKAIRWVWQHRDIVQSLVWIVRKLAGDPT